In a single window of the Balaenoptera acutorostrata chromosome 3, mBalAcu1.1, whole genome shotgun sequence genome:
- the LOC130707615 gene encoding ATP-dependent RNA helicase DDX24-like, translated as MKLKEKKSRPEPPNYGRIQRKGIRVVGKWKQVKIDPNMFANGQMDDLVCFEELTDYQLVSSGEGSSSLFSKEEPKKRKSQAVSEGEEEGESTSSKKKMKLKKSRAVETEGSSAQKVFEGKDTEPGPQGDGTVCPDPEVGEMASESPAQTVPKKKNKKGKKKSEPPQGTTPKVPKRAKTWMPEMRDHKADVSAWKDLFVPKPVLRALSFLGFSAPTPVQALTLAPAIRDKLDILGAAETGSGKTLAFAIPMIHAVLQWQVKKKPIPALRNTGAPLGKTSNEAGVETGSPGRAGTESGALPAEIGIEGEALPSEAGAKARAPRSQARAKIGATVSNQVLPSCDDDDDDDDDDDDDDDAGEGPSSLIRETPIPKQDENKEDKLDEEQTRKFKQELGGRIAHPRRPLLGLVLTPTRELAVQVKQHIDAVAKFTGIKTAILVGGMSTQKQQRMLNRQPEIVIATPSRLWELVKEKHPHLSNLRQLRCLVVDEADRMVEKGHFAELSKLLEMLSDSQYNPKRQTLVFSATLTLVHQAPARILHKKHAKKIDKTAKLDLLMQKIGMRGKPKVIDLTRKEATVETLTETKIHCETDEKDLYLYYFLMQYAGRTLVFANSISCIKRLSGLLKVLDIMPLTLHACMHQKQRLRNLEQFAHLEDCVLLATDVAARGLDIPKVQHVIHYQVGTSGNL; from the exons AtgaagctgaaagagaaaaaatcgaGGCCAGAGCCACCAAACTATGGCAGAATTCAGAGGAAGGGCATCAGAGTTGTGGGAAAATGGAAGCAGGTGAAGATTGACCCAAATATGTTTGCAAACGGACAGATGGATGACTTGGTGTGCTTTGAGGAACTGACGGATTATCAGTTGGTCTCCTCTGGGGAGGGTTCCTCCAGTCTCTTCTCAAAGGAGGAGCCCAAGAAGAGAAAGTCACAAGCTGtttcagaaggagaggaggaaggagagtctACCTCCTCAAAGAAGAAGATGAAGTTGAAGAAGAGTAGAGCTGTGGAAACTGAAGGAAGCAGTGCCCAGAAAGTGTTTGAGGGCAAAGATACTGagccagggccccagggagaTGGCACAGTTTGTCCTGATCCAGAGGTAGGGGAGATGGCATCAGAAAGCCCGGCCCAGACGGTtccaaaaaagaagaacaagaaagggaaaaaaaaatcagagcctcCCCAGGGTACTACTCCAAAGGTGCCCAAAAGAGCAAAGACGTGGATGCCTGAAATGCGTGATCACAAGGCAGATGTATCAGCTTGGAAGGATCTGTTTGTACCCAAGCCAGTTCTCCGAGCGCTCAGCTTCCTAGGCTTCTCTGCGCCCACACCAGTCCAAGCTCTGACCTTGGCACCTGCCATTCGTGACAAACTGGACATCCTTGGGGCTGCTGAGACAG GAAGTGGGAAAACTCTTGCCTTTGCCATTCCAATGATTCATGCGGTGCTGCAGTGGCAGGTGAAGAAGAAGCCTATCCCAGCTCTAAGAAACACAGGAGCACCACTTGGGAAGACCAGTAATGAGGCTGGAGTTGAGACAGGATCACCAGGCAGGGCTGGAACTGAGTCTGGAGCTTTGCCTGCTGAGATTGGAATTGAGGGTGAAGCACTGCCCAGTGAGGCTGGAGCGAAGGCTAGAGCACCACGCAGCCAGGCAAGAGCCAAGATTGGAGCTACAGTCTCAAACCAGGTGCTGCCCtcctgtgatgatgatgatgatgatgatgatgatgatgatgatgatgatgatgccggTGAAGGACCttcttccctgatcagggagacGCCCATTCCCAAACAGGATGAAAACAAGGAGGACAAGCTTGATGAAGAGCAGACTAGAAAGTTCAAACAAGAATTGGGTGGCAGAATTGCACATCCAAGGCGTCCTTTGCTTGGACTGGTTCTGACTCCCACTCGAGAGCTAGCCGTTCAAGTCAAACAACACATTGATGCTGTGGCCAAGTTTACAG GCATTAAAACTGCTATTTTGGTTGGTggaatgtccacacagaaacagcAGAGGATGCTGAACCGTCAGCCTGAGATTGTGATTGCCACTCCAAGCCGGCTGTGGGAGCTAGTTAAAGAAAAGCACCCTCATTTGAGCAACCTTCGGCAGCTCAG GTGCCTGGTGGTCGATGAGGCTGACCGCATGGTTGAGAAAGGCCACTTTGCTGAGCTCTCAAAGCTGCTAGAGATGCTCAGTGATTCCCAGTACAACCCAAAGAGACAGACACTTGTTTTTTCGGCCACGCTGACCCTGGTACATCAAGCTCCTGCTCGAATCCTTCACAAGAAGCACGCtaagaaaattgacaaaactgCCAAACTTGACCTCCTCATGCAGAAGATTGGCATGAGGGGCAAGCCCAAGGTCATCGACCTTACAAGAAAGGAGGCCACGGTAGAGACACTTACAGAGACCAAGATCCATTGTGAGACTGATGAGAAAGACTTATATCTGTACTACTTCCTGATGCAGTATGCAGGCCGCACCTTAGTGTTTGCCAACAGTATCTCCTGCATCAAACGCCTCTCTGGGCTCCTCAAAGTCCTGGATATCATGCCACTGACCCTACATGCCTGCATGCAccagaagcagaggctcagaaacCTGGAGCAGTTTGCCCATCTGGAGGA TTGTGTTCTCCTGGCAACAGATGTGGCAGCTCGGGGCCTGGATATTCCTAAAGTCCAGCATGTCATCCATTACCAGGTAGGGACATCAGGGAATTTGTAG